In a genomic window of Spirosoma agri:
- a CDS encoding acyl-CoA dehydrogenase family protein produces the protein MIATEPKASIKGGEFLIKETEAAHVFIPEEFTEEQQMIAASSREFIAREIWPRLNDIDNAKSPELISSLMDKAGELGLLGTSVPEEFGGFGMNFNTSMLVAEVTGAGHSFSVALSAHTGIGTLPIVYYGNDEQKSKYLPKLATGEWKAAYCLTEPDSGSDANSGKTKATLSEDGTHYVLNGQKMWITNGGFADVYIVFAKIDDGNGQLDKNLSAFIVDRGFEGISMNEPEHKMGIKGSDTRQIFFNDVKVPVENLLSERGNGFKIAVNILNIGRIKLGIAAVGGSKGVINQAIQYANERKQFKTPISQFGAIKHKLAEMALKVYASETASYRAGQNIDELIEDLKSQGMEDGPAKLKALEQFAIECAIMKVHGSEVLDYVVDEGVQIYGGMGYSADAPMDRAYRDARINRIFEGTNEINRMLIVDMLLKRAMKGELDLMGPAMAVAKEIMSIPDFNMDEEDGLFVAEKKVLRNLKKAALMVSGAAVQKFMMNLSEEQEILMNVADMAIEIYVAESVLLRVEKLIGLKGEHAVDLQKQMALVYLHEAVEKVNNSGRAAITSFAEGDELRGMLMGLKRFTKIEPMNLKNSRRVIADALIAENKYIF, from the coding sequence ATGATTGCGACAGAACCTAAAGCTTCCATCAAAGGGGGCGAATTTCTGATCAAAGAAACTGAAGCGGCACACGTTTTTATTCCCGAAGAATTTACCGAAGAGCAACAGATGATTGCAGCCAGCAGCCGCGAGTTTATAGCACGCGAAATCTGGCCTCGACTCAATGATATTGATAATGCAAAGTCGCCGGAGCTGATTTCGTCGTTGATGGACAAAGCGGGTGAACTGGGCTTACTTGGCACATCCGTACCCGAAGAGTTTGGAGGCTTCGGCATGAATTTTAATACATCGATGCTGGTGGCCGAAGTGACGGGCGCGGGTCACTCCTTTTCAGTGGCGTTATCGGCACACACGGGTATTGGCACGTTACCGATCGTCTATTACGGCAACGACGAGCAGAAATCGAAATACCTGCCAAAGCTGGCTACCGGCGAATGGAAAGCGGCCTATTGCCTAACCGAACCTGATTCCGGCTCTGACGCCAACTCAGGCAAAACCAAAGCGACTCTGTCCGAAGACGGTACGCATTACGTCCTGAATGGGCAGAAAATGTGGATTACCAATGGCGGTTTCGCTGATGTCTATATCGTTTTCGCAAAGATTGACGATGGCAATGGCCAGCTAGATAAGAACTTGTCGGCTTTTATCGTTGATCGCGGTTTCGAAGGCATTTCGATGAACGAACCGGAGCATAAAATGGGTATCAAAGGGTCCGATACTCGCCAGATTTTCTTTAACGACGTAAAAGTGCCCGTTGAAAACTTGCTGTCTGAACGGGGCAATGGTTTCAAGATAGCGGTAAATATTCTGAATATTGGCCGGATCAAATTGGGTATTGCAGCCGTTGGCGGGTCGAAAGGCGTGATCAATCAGGCCATACAGTACGCCAACGAGCGCAAGCAATTCAAAACGCCCATTTCACAGTTCGGGGCTATCAAGCACAAACTGGCCGAGATGGCCCTGAAGGTCTACGCATCGGAAACAGCTAGTTACCGTGCCGGCCAGAATATCGATGAGCTGATCGAAGATTTGAAAAGCCAGGGTATGGAAGATGGTCCGGCGAAACTCAAAGCGTTGGAACAGTTTGCCATTGAGTGTGCGATCATGAAAGTCCACGGATCCGAAGTGCTGGATTACGTCGTCGATGAAGGGGTTCAGATATACGGTGGCATGGGCTATTCGGCCGATGCTCCCATGGATCGCGCTTACCGAGACGCCCGTATTAACCGGATTTTCGAAGGTACCAACGAGATCAACCGAATGCTTATTGTGGACATGCTGTTGAAGCGGGCCATGAAGGGCGAACTCGATCTGATGGGCCCAGCAATGGCTGTAGCCAAAGAAATCATGTCTATTCCTGACTTCAATATGGATGAAGAAGACGGACTTTTCGTAGCCGAGAAGAAAGTACTTCGGAACCTGAAAAAGGCAGCGTTGATGGTTTCTGGTGCCGCCGTGCAGAAATTCATGATGAACCTGTCCGAAGAGCAGGAAATACTGATGAATGTGGCCGACATGGCTATTGAAATCTACGTAGCTGAATCGGTACTGCTGCGCGTTGAGAAGCTGATTGGCCTTAAAGGGGAGCATGCCGTTGACCTGCAAAAGCAGATGGCACTGGTTTATCTGCACGAAGCCGTTGAGAAAGTCAATAACTCGGGTCGTGCGGCCATCACGTCGTTTGCCGAGGGCGATGAACTACGGGGTATGCTGATGGGGCTGAAACGCTTCACCAAAATTGAGCCGATGAACCTTAAAAACAGCCGCCGTGTGATTGCCGATGCACTCATTGCGGAAAACAAATATATTTTTTAG